A window of the Aspergillus flavus chromosome 6, complete sequence genome harbors these coding sequences:
- a CDS encoding Alpha/Beta hydrolase protein, with translation MATAGIERRVEIKIASSSEDFMCGWLYSSQKFTVSNLGPAIVLAHGLGGTKELKLDVYADSFNQMGYTCVVFDYRCTGGSEGLPRGLIDWHQQQEDWKSAIKYTRQLENVDPNQVGLFGTSFSGGHVIQLATTDRKLNAAISQCPFTSGWQSTLCTGSAATPRLAGIGLLDILFGSERKPITVPLTGRPGEAALMNAPDMLSTFPLLIPKGHPFQERVPARLPLKLPLLRPGSYASRVECPILFGICGKDSVAPADTTLAYAKTAPKGVIKWYDVGYFDIYYGQPFELAIQDYKQFLREYLLIERQGET, from the exons ATGGCTACCGCAGGGATCGAACGTCGTGTGGAGATCAAAATTGCTTCGTCCTCAGAGGACTTTATGTGTGGATGGCTTTACTCGTCTCAGAAATTCACCGTATCAAACCTCGGGCCAGCCATTGTCTTAGCCCACGGCCTGGGTGGAACGAAAGAACTAAAGCTCGACGTTTATGCCGACAGTTTCAATCAGATGGGATACACATGTGTCGTCTTCGACTACCGCTGCACCGGTGGATCTGAGGGTCTGCCAAGAGGTCTGATTGACTGGCATCAGCAGCAAGAGGACTGGAAATCTGCCATCAAATACACGCGTCAGCTGGAGAACGTCGATCCGAACCAAGTCGGCCTTTTTGGAACATCTTTCAGCGGGGGACATGTCATTCAGCTGGCCACTACTGATAGGAAACTCAACGCAGCCATCTCTCAATGTCCGTTTACTTCTGGCTGGCAGAGTACTCTTTGTACAGGGAGTGCTGCCACCCCGAGGCTTGCAGGGATTGGTCTACTGGACATACTCTTTGGCTCGGAAAGGAAGCCAATAACTGTACCGCTGACCGGGAGGCCAGGTGAGG CCGCTCTGATGAATGCCCCAGACATGCTCAGCACCTTTCCGTTACTTATCCCTAAAGGTCATCCGTTTCAGGAAAGAGTCCCTGCTCGCCTGCCTTTGAAGCTGCCTCTCCTGAGACCTGGCTCTTATGCATCTAGGGTTGAATGTCCGATTTTGTTTGGTATATGTGGTAAAGACTCAGTTGCACCCGCAGACACAACGTTGGCATATGCGAAAACTGCGCCTAAAGGAGTGATCAAGTGGTATGACGTAGGCTATTTTGATATCTATTATGGTCAACCATTCGAACTCGCTATACAGGACTACAAGCAGTTCCTCCGAGAATATTTGCTAATTGAGCGCCAGGGAGAGACATAA